The nucleotide window AGCACCAAGAACCTGACGAAATCATAGGAAAATGCTTTTGGTACGGGTTGGAGCAAGTGAGTTCTTAACAACTCCTTAGTCAGAAACATGATCAGAACAAAAATCTAAACCCCAACTCCACGAAAATGTAAAAATCTACACAAACTAACTCTGTTAATTGAATGGTACAACCTTCTTTCACATCTATATATAACAGCTTCAAGATCACataccaagaaaaagaaaaccattCTTCCATACCCTTCAAAAGAGCACTGAAATATCATGATGGAGCCCAGCAAAGAGGTTGATGCACCGGCAGCTACCTCGCCGCAGCCACAATCCAAGAGGACAAGGTCCAACAATGGCAAAGGCAAATCCATTGCTGAGGATGCTCAACCTTTGGCACCCGCAGTTTCAACAAAAGCCACCCCACTCCAAAGAGGTGGATGGAAAAAGGGTGTTGCAATCCTAGACTTCATCCTGAGGCTTGGCGCTATTGGGGCCGCTTTTGGCGCTGCTATCCTTATGGGGAACAATGAACAGGTTCTTCCATTCTTCACTCAGTTCTTTCAGTTCCATGCTCAATGGGATGATTTTCCTATGTTCCGGTAAGTTTATTCATATATGtcactatatatatatgaacCCATTTTCTGTCTGATTAGTCATATTATGTTCAGATAGAATTCTTCAAAAATTCAATATCATCTATTAACTTTGGTCTTTACAAGCAGGTTTTTTGTGGTAGCAAATGCAGCAGTGGCTGGATTTCTCATACTCTCCCTGCCATTCTCGATTGTCTGCATTGTTAGGCCTCTTGCAGCAGGGCCAAGGCTTCTCCTATTGATCATCGATACAGTAAGCTTCGGCTCAACATgtgaattaaatatataatcgtTCATGTGTCTCTTCTTTAAGTTTTTGAGAAAATTGGTTTTATGACATGGTAGGAGAGTTTCTATTGATCAAAAGAGAAAGAAGCCTATGCAAAATTGAGAGTCATTAGATATCTTTCTATCAATTTAAGCTTTTGGAACAACAATGTGAAAAGACAATGCGTCCATTCATGATAGCAATATAATGAATTTGTTCATGTAATGCACTTAACTAGAAAGAGAAATGATCAAAATTGCAGGTTATGATGGCCTTTGTGATAGCAGCTGCTTcagctgctgctgctgttgtaTACTTAGCTCACAACGGCAGCCAAGACGCCAACTGGATGGCTGTTTGTCAGCAGTTCACGGACTTTTGCCAGGTTACCAGCGAGGCGGTGGTTGTTTCTTTTGTCGCGGCGGTTTTCTTGTCTTTCTTGATTTTTGTGTCCTCTTTGGCTCTCAAAAGAGGTGgttgaaacttgaaaaagagatgGAGATGGTTGTGATTGTTACATGTTACTCCTAACTATTGTTAACTTCTCTGTCTTGTGTGTAAAATCATGTTCAAACTTCTTGTGATTTCCAGTGACTCCTTCTTATATTAATACTTCATACATGGTAGTGTCCACAAAAGTGATGTCTGATGAAACACACACTATTATGAATATATGATAGTATGAACTGAACTCAACAAAAGTATTTTGAGAGAGTATAGGGAGTCAattaaatatttgtacaatgtataCAATAGAAGTTtagggagtatta belongs to Arachis duranensis cultivar V14167 chromosome 8, aradu.V14167.gnm2.J7QH, whole genome shotgun sequence and includes:
- the LOC107461991 gene encoding casparian strip membrane protein 5, which codes for MMEPSKEVDAPAATSPQPQSKRTRSNNGKGKSIAEDAQPLAPAVSTKATPLQRGGWKKGVAILDFILRLGAIGAAFGAAILMGNNEQVLPFFTQFFQFHAQWDDFPMFRFFVVANAAVAGFLILSLPFSIVCIVRPLAAGPRLLLLIIDTVMMAFVIAAASAAAAVVYLAHNGSQDANWMAVCQQFTDFCQVTSEAVVVSFVAAVFLSFLIFVSSLALKRGG